A part of Astatotilapia calliptera chromosome 15, fAstCal1.2, whole genome shotgun sequence genomic DNA contains:
- the LOC113007078 gene encoding G-protein coupled receptor family C group 6 member A-like: MKNSFSIFLAVLSHHFSGTKCSNEATADGDIIIGGLFPIHESVTVTVNDDGRENRTCDRFSTARLVHSLIMVHALEEINQERELGNLTLGYLILDSCGDVTTALIQTQAFMMRNSNTCAQQSSPPVLVVIGDYYSEISISVTGQLHLEYIPEISYGATSGFLSDKTRFPSFMRTVPQDDHQARAIAQILDHYGWTWVGVVATDSEYGRYITERLWHHATKKGICFAFVSVLPDALNDEFLEEKINSTIKSIIDNRNVSVIISFVKAYCMIDIFGKLLKYPQARGKVWLASDIWSQSPEVLSSQNYKLSDIGTIFGITLKSGNTTKFERYLDDLDENPNHHENNTFLSNFLNEHGTNSSEELKKLIYPYAVFSIELAVKAIAQAVKNLCTNRNCKRQPLQPLELRRALRKATFYMEEKSYSFDHHGDLNSGYDIILWKQTQDSLDVNNILAYYSIEHQNLTFTSQETQQALQRHIGNVTSRCTDSCRPGYRKTSVTGQPGCCYQCEPCAENQYSNSNDSETCHPCKENYYSKNTSSVCLPRKTDFLKWGDVYLIVLLSFTSLGAVLTIVVGIIFLAHWNTPVVRSSVGPISIILLLSLMITFTSVILFGGPPNSYQCQARQVVFGLSFTLCVSCIMVKSFKIVLAFELDPVIQSVLKKLYKPYLIIAVCMAGQVVIVTMWLVHGPPYIDSEITQDNMKLMFCNEKLIPAFGAMLVYIGLLALICFGVAFKGRKLPDSYNDAKFITFAMLIYFISWIMFGPVYVNVTGKYLPAVEMIVILISAYGILFCQFFTKCYIILCKKEANTEKAFRCNIRNYSMDHKGSEDELSSNRVENPTLSASVESQDNWNSVTPPCVSSNSLFPVSNSWNNVLENNLKSTKKTLQRYNSLPPSLIK, encoded by the exons ATGAAAAATTCTTTCAGCATCTTTCTTGCAGTTTTATCACATCACTTTTCTGGTACAAAATGCTCCAATGAAGCCACAGCAGACGGTGACATCATTATCGGAGGATTGTTCCCGATTCATGAAAGCGTTACTGTTACTGTGAATGATGATGGCCGTGAAAACCGGACATGTGACAG ATTTAGCACAGCTCGTCTGGTCCACTCTCTGATAATGGTGCACGCACTGGAGGAGATAAATCAGGAGCGAGAGTTGGGAAACCTCACCTTGGGATACCTCATACTTGACTCCTGTGGGGACGTTACTACTGCCCTGATACAAACCCAGGCCTTCATGATGAGAAACA GTAATA CTTGTGCACAGCAATCCTCTCCACCTGTCCTAGTTGTCATTGGTGATTACTACTCAGAGATATCCATAAGCGTTACAGGTCAGCTCCATCTGGAGTACATCCCTGAG ATAAGTTACGGTGCAACTTCTGGTTTCCTGAGTGATAAAACCCGTTTTCCAAGCTTTATGAGGACCGTACCACAAGATGATCACCAAGCTCGTGCCATTGCCCAGATTCTTGATCATTACGGTTGGACTTGGGTTGGTGTGGTAGCAACTGATAGTGAATACGGTCGCTATATAACTGAACGCCTCTGGCATCATGCAACCAAAAAAGGCATCTGCTTCGCCTTTGTCTCTGTTCTTCCAGATGCTTTAAATGATGAATTTCTTGAAGAGAAAATTAACTCTACAATCAAAAGCATCATAGATAATAGAAATGTTAGTGTTATTATTTCCTTTGTCAAAGCTTACTGTATGATAGATATTTTTGGGAAACTTCTCAAATATCCTCAAGCCAGAGGGAAAGTTTGGTTGGCCAGTGATATTTGGTCACAGTCACCTGAAGTACTGAGTTCTCAGAACTACAAATTGAGTGACATAGGAACAATCTTTGGGATCACTCTTAAATCTGGAAACACAACCAAGTTTGAGCGATATCTCGATGACCTTGATGAAAATCCCAACCACCACGAGAACAACACATTTTTGTCtaattttttaaatgagcaTGGGACGAATTCATCAGAAGAGTTAAAGAAGTTGATATATCCATATGCTGTGTTCAGTATTGAGCTGGCAGTTAAAGCAATAGCTCAAGCTGTTAAAAACCTCTGTACTAACCGGAACTGTAAAAGACAGCCCTTACAGCCATTGGAG CTACGAAGAGCTTTACGGAAGGCAACGTTCTACATGGAGGAAAAAAGTTATTCATTTGATCACCATGGTGACCTCAACTCTGGATATGATATCATCCTGTGGAAGCAGACTCAAGATTCTCTAGATGTGAACAACATTTTAGCCTATTACAGTATAGAACACCAGAATCTGACTTTCACCTCACAGGAAACACAACAGGCTCTTCAGAGACACATA GGAAATGTGACTTCCAGGTGCACAGACAGCTGTAGGCCTGGCTACAGGAAGACTTCAGTTACAGGCCAGCCTGGTTGCTGCTATCAGTGTGAACCCTGTGCTGAGAACCAATATTCCAACTCCAATG ATTCGGAGACATGCCATCCTTGCAAAGAAAACTATTACTCCAAAAACACCAGTTCAGTGTGTTTACCCAGAAAAACTGATTTTCTGAAATGGGGTGATGTATATCTTATTGTGCTGCTGTCTTTTACTTCTTTAGGAGCAGTGCTTACCATTGTTGTTGGGATCATCTTCCTTGCACACTGGAATACCCCTGTTGTGCGCTCATCTGTTGGCCCAATCAGCAtcattctcctcctctcccttatgaTCACATTTACTAGTGTTATATTATTTGGTGGTCCACCCAATAGCTATCAGTGTCAAGCACGGCAGGTGGTGTTTGGCTTGAGTTTTACCTTGTGTGTCTCCTGCATCATGGTCAAGTCCTTTAAGATCGTCTTAGCCTTTGAGCTTGACCCGGTCATTCAAAGTGTGCTGAAGAAGCTCTACAAGCCTTACCTCATTATTGCAGTCTGCATGGCAGGTCAAGTGGTTATTGTCACCATGTGGCTTGTACACGGTCCTCCATACATTGACTCAGAGATCACACAGGACAACATGAAACTGATGTTTTGTAATGAGAAACTAATTCCTGCATTTGGAGCCATGCTAGTCTATATTGGCCTGTTGGCTCTCATCTGCTTTGGTGTTGCTTTTAAGGGACGAAAGTTGCCTGACAGTTACAATGATGCAAAGTTCATCACTTTTGCAATGCTCATTTACTTCATCTCCTGGATCATGTTTGGTCCAGTCTATGTCAATGTCACAGGCAAATATCTTCCAGCAGTGGAGATGATCGTTATCCTCATCTCAGCCTACGGCATCTTGTTTTGTCAATTTTTCACAAAGTGCTACATAATTTTGTGTAAGAAGGaagcaaacacagagaaagcGTTCCGTTGCAATATTAGGAATTATTCCATGGATCACAAAGGCAGTGAGGATGAGCTGTCATCCAACAGAGTTGAAAACCCTACTTTATCTGCATCAGTTGAGTCACAGGATAACTGGAATTCAGTCACACCGCCCTGTGTTTCCTCAAACTCCCTCTTTCCAGTCTCAAACTCATGGAATAATGTCCTTGAAAACAACCTGAAATCCACTAAGAAGACCCTACAGAGATACAATAGCTTACCACCATCACTAATCAAATGA